Part of the Xenopus laevis strain J_2021 chromosome 2S, Xenopus_laevis_v10.1, whole genome shotgun sequence genome is shown below.
ttatcacagtgggggttttagttctccttaagtACTGAGTTTGCTTATCACAGGTATTCATCTGTATTGGGAAATTCAGCACTACAATCATCTTTTACTCTTGAAGTATTAGGAGATTGGAATGCTCCTAAAACAGAGACAGGGGGAGCACACCCCACATTTAAGGTAATACCTGTAGCACTGCCTCCTGATGTTTAAAAATATCAGAGACCTACAAGTAAAAAGTTAACTACAGCAATGTCAgttgttttttgttctttctttacTCTTTAGCACGGGAACAGTTGGGCATACCTTGCCTAGCAAATGAGCACCCCCTCTCCATGACTGTGCGGCTCCACACACTACTATACCCGTTGGATACAacaagtagagagagagagatgccttCCCTTCTGACTGTCTTTCCTCTCCTTTTTATAGAAGCTCACCGATATCGAGAATGTGACCTACAAAGAAGTATTAACTTTTACGGAAAGCAAGTTGCCCCCGAATGCAAATTACTGCGTATCAGTAAACGTGTCAGCGTCTACTAATACACGAGGCAAGAATATCCCATCTCCCTTTAAATGTGTAGTCACCACGGCTGCCCAAACTCATGGTAAGGCATTGTCATGTTAAACATCTCCACCCCCTCAGCTTGAAATCCCAAAAATAAATGATCATCTTTATTCCAATTTATGTTCAACTGTAAGAATCTTTGTCTTGTTGCTTTCTATAAACCAACTGTGATGACAGGGCAATTGCCTCTATACCTTTTTTTCCCTAACTTTTCCCAAATGTGTAATCTCCACTGGGGCTGGGGCTGATGTGCAGTGCTGAAAATTACACATCATCCTCAGTATGTcagtgttgtgtaaaataaatctgctatttgcaatgtttttccattattaattAAGCTCCTGTTGGagcattttagcctttccttagAAGTGATTGTTTGATTGTCCTTGTGCTTCCTGTCCTCTCCCACATAGGAAGATCCTGAATATTAGAGCAGTGGCACACATGGGGATTTTGGGGAGTTTGTTGGCTGCTGGTGATGTTAAACAAAACTCCTAGAATTACTGTGTATGCCACCCTTTGAGTACAGAATGGCTACAAGGCCAAGTTTCTTAATATTACCAGTCATCAGGCTAGTAAAATGGCAGTACCACAATCtgttaccagagactattatccccactcttactataggcaccatctctacctactatacctgctatcccacagtcacactcccttcccagagactattatccactgttactatagacaccatctctccctactatacctgctatcccacagtcacactcccttcccagagactattatcccactgttactataggcaccatctctccctactatacctgctatcccacagtcacactcccttcccagagactattatcccactgttactataggcaccatctctccctactatacctgctatcccacagtcacactcccttcccagagactattatccactgttactataggcaccatctctccctactatacctgctatcccacagtcacactcccttcccagagactattatcccactgttactataggcaccatctctccctactatacctgctatcccacagtcacactcccttcccagagactattatcccactgttactataggcaccatccctccctactatacctgctatcccaaagtcctTTCTCAGAGGCagcatctctcccctactatactggTTCTAAGCAACACGTGCATGCAGAAGCTAAATCTGCCTTTCAAGTGTATCTGCACTCAGCAGTAAATAATAGTCAAACACATAAACCCATcttgtacaaaataataatagtgtTGTGTTTCTTTCTGCAGATTCCCAGCCTCCATATATCACTATTGCAGTTATTGTTAGCATTCTAATGCTGATTGGAATAGTGTGTTTACTCATTGGACTTGACAGAGCTGGGTACATTTGCATGGGATGGAATTTCTTCCCCAAAGTTTTGGTATGTACCTGTGTTTCCTTTTTAGTTTGGGTTTTTTTAggcttgtttctttttttttctttttgtaaaaaaataataaaaataaaaaataatttttattaagcaGTCTCATAAATGGAGACTTGGGTCAAATTGTGCCAATAATGCTTTATATTCAATCAATATAGAACTATATAACTCCATGAAGCAAATGTCACATTTAATGCCAAGCCATTTATTCTTCAACCCCCTAACAGTGTGCATCAGTTGGGGTGTTTTCAACTCGTATACAGTCCTTCATCTTGTTCTTACATAGGGGATCACCCATCTTTGTACAGTCTGTTTTTAGATACATCTATATCCAGGGTTTCCTCCAGGTCTGGAccgggattcaaaataggccctggcatttcaagtacacagatgcccaaacagccctccatcagcccaataaatagtggcaacttactgcagcccctctggcattttgcAGAATCCACAGTTTGTCCGTCCGGTCTTGCTTCCCTCTTTTCTTTTATCACTTGAAATAGTGATCTTTGTTTGGGATCGGACCATTTCACATTTCATTCTTGTGACAAGATGACAGTTTGTCGGTTGTAGAAATAAAGAACAAAATGCCACATATCTGAGGGCGAGATTGGATTAAAATATTGATTTCATACAAAAAAAGGTCTATGGACATGttagccctgcagtcacacaaacaaagacaggattcagttccctgtcaggtccagctagctgctgattggttcctgtcctacagtacagtgagctgagtgctgccggctcccctgcacagactgtgaattcagggagaaggaagaagaagggaagggaggaattattagggtttttgcagaaatattcaataaatcagcctgaaacactacttttttaagcacaattcttctatatctaaatgagtataacgcatgggttcattcttatttttcacacacaatgtctcctttaaccCCTAGAAATCCTTTCCGACGTCGGTGAGTATGGATGGAAATAAGGAATATGTCTGCCCTGCACAGTTTGTGTCTGTAGAGACACTCTGTAATACAGAGATGGAAGAGTGCAATGATAGTGAAGAGGAAATGTGCGGACAAGGTTATGCCGTAAGGACTAAGGTTCTGGACACTGCTCAGAATGATTCTGGGGGAGGGGAAAGCTCAGCTATACAACCCTTGGGCTTTTCATCTTCCATTGAATCCAGTGGGCAAGACTGCAGCTTTTCTGCTGAGGAAGGAATTCCAAAGGAACCGGTGTTGGAACTCACTGAGAGTGGTGCTTCAGCTTCAGAACCGCCACAGGCCGTTGCCTCTCCCCCAGGCCCCATGCTCTTCAACAGCGATGGGGTATTCAACGTCAATCTGAACTCGGTGTCTGTAGGAAATCCAGAGGATCTCTGGACAGTCTTCAAAAACGAGGCATCCCCCATAGAGAAACAAGAAGATATAACTGCCGTGGATGTGC
Proteins encoded:
- the LOC495517 gene encoding uncharacterized protein LOC495517 isoform X1, which translates into the protein MAGLCLLLLICHLSSSVLAVLLSPKNVQIHSANFQHIVTWEDNNYNSLVYYRVQYTNRRHRHWSDVSTCSNITEQRCELTDYFTDLYGVYKARVVSFTHNETSSATTSTRFRPIADTDLGPPFINISAQGCNVTIDIHAPISYYKGTPSMVHDNVYPLMSYDIERRLDNKKLTDIENVTYKEVLTFTESKLPPNANYCVSVNVSASTNTRGKNIPSPFKCVVTTAAQTHDSQPPYITIAVIVSILMLIGIVCLLIGLDRAGYICMGWNFFPKVLKSFPTSVSMDGNKEYVCPAQFVSVETLCNTEMEECNDSEEEMCGQGYAVRTKVLDTAQNDSGGGESSAIQPLGFSSSIESSGQDCSFSAEEGIPKEPVLELTESGASASEPPQAVASPPGPMLFNSDGVFNVNLNSVSVGNPEDLWTVFKNEASPIEKQEDITAVDVPDVPQDPHDLIINLLNLGGYRGPVSEECNSEEASDDGDADSEAEPEEMERPFASDYTSR
- the LOC495517 gene encoding uncharacterized protein LOC495517 isoform X2, with the translated sequence MAGLCLLLLICHLSSSVLAVLLSPKNVQIHSANFQHIVTWEDNNYNSLVYYRVQYTNRRHWSDVSTCSNITEQRCELTDYFTDLYGVYKARVVSFTHNETSSATTSTRFRPIADTDLGPPFINISAQGCNVTIDIHAPISYYKGTPSMVHDNVYPLMSYDIERRLDNKKLTDIENVTYKEVLTFTESKLPPNANYCVSVNVSASTNTRGKNIPSPFKCVVTTAAQTHDSQPPYITIAVIVSILMLIGIVCLLIGLDRAGYICMGWNFFPKVLKSFPTSVSMDGNKEYVCPAQFVSVETLCNTEMEECNDSEEEMCGQGYAVRTKVLDTAQNDSGGGESSAIQPLGFSSSIESSGQDCSFSAEEGIPKEPVLELTESGASASEPPQAVASPPGPMLFNSDGVFNVNLNSVSVGNPEDLWTVFKNEASPIEKQEDITAVDVPDVPQDPHDLIINLLNLGGYRGPVSEECNSEEASDDGDADSEAEPEEMERPFASDYTSR
- the LOC495517 gene encoding uncharacterized protein LOC495517 precursor (The RefSeq protein has 11 substitutions, 1 non-frameshifting indel compared to this genomic sequence), yielding MAGLCLLLLICHLSSSVLAVLLSPKNVQIQSANFQHIVTWEDNNYNSLVYYRVQYTNLRHRHWSDVSTCSNITEQRCELTDYFTDLYGVYKARVVSFTHNETSSATTSTRFRPIADTDLGPPFINISAQGCNVTIDIHAPISYYKGTPSMVHDNVYPLMNYGIERRLDNKKLTDIENVTYKEVLTFMESKLPPNANYCVSVNVSASTNTRGKNIPSPFKCVVTTAAQTHDFQPPYITIAVIVSILMLIGIVCLLIGLDRAGYICMGWNFFPKVLKSFPTSVSMDGNKEYVCPAQFVSVETLCNTEMEECNDSEEEMCGQGYAVRTKVLDTAQNDSGGGESSAIQPLGFSSSIESSGQDCSFSAEEGIPKEPVLEVTESGASASELPQAVTSSPGPMLFNSDGVFNVNLNSVSVGNPEDLWTVFKNEASPIEKQEDITAVDVPDVPQDPHDLRLVINLLNLGGYRGPVSEECNSEEASDDGDADSEAEPEEMKRPFASDYTSR